GTTGGCTACTTCTTTAAAATCGATTTTAGTGAAAATAAAATAGATTAAAGCTGCACTAACGCCGATCTTCAAGACAGTTATGAGCCTTTTACGCAGCTTTTCCGTCACCTATGGTAATTTTTTTAACTCGATATGGTCTTTTTTGCTGTGATTCGTAGTAGGTGCGAATAAGTAGCTCCATCACAATGCCTATGGTAAACAATTGGACTCCCCCCAAGATGAACATCATTCCAAAAATGAGCAAAGGCCTGCTACCGATATCCTCACCAAAACCAAGTTTTACAATTAGCAGATAAATATTGATAAAGATTCCTAGAATAATCAACAACACCCCAAAAATTCCAAAAAGGTGTATGGGCCGCTGAAAGTACTTTCTAATAAATAGTAATAGCATCATATCGGCCACTACCTTAAAAACCCTTTCTAGTCCGTACTTGGATACTCCCGCATGGCGAGCGTGGTGTTTTACGGGGACCTGTTTTATTTGAGCACCTTCTAAATGTGCCAATAATGTTATGAAGCGGTGCATTTCACCGTAAAGGTTCAGGCCTTTGGCAATATCCTTGGTAAATACCTTTAGGGCACATCCGTTATCCTTTATATCTAATTTCGTCACCCTTCGCACCAAGAAATTAGCAATTTTGGATGGTATTTTTTTAACTAGGGAATCCTTTCTTTTCTGACGTATCCCTGTTATCAAATCGAACTCTTCGGTGATTGCATATTCGAGCATTTGTGGTATGTCCGAAGGGTCGTTCTGAAGGTCGCCGTCCATAGTGATAATATATTCCCCTACGGCATAATCTATTCCGGCGGCCAATGCCAAACTCTGTCCATAATTCTTTTTCAACTCGATGAGATGGACTTTGTCATCA
The nucleotide sequence above comes from Flagellimonas sp. HMM57. Encoded proteins:
- a CDS encoding glycosyltransferase family 2 protein, which gives rise to MSSITNSLLSIVVPLYNEEDNVVLLTQKIHESLEGYQYQIIYIDDFSTDETRNVVKKMDDDKVHLIELKKNYGQSLALAAGIDYAVGEYIITMDGDLQNDPSDIPQMLEYAITEEFDLITGIRQKRKDSLVKKIPSKIANFLVRRVTKLDIKDNGCALKVFTKDIAKGLNLYGEMHRFITLLAHLEGAQIKQVPVKHHARHAGVSKYGLERVFKVVADMMLLLFIRKYFQRPIHLFGIFGVLLIILGIFINIYLLIVKLGFGEDIGSRPLLIFGMMFILGGVQLFTIGIVMELLIRTYYESQQKRPYRVKKITIGDGKAA